The following proteins come from a genomic window of Sporolituus thermophilus DSM 23256:
- a CDS encoding elongator complex protein 3, with the protein MKHYIIPIFIPHYGCHHRCIFCNQQKITGIEVPVTAQEVDKIIASHLARLTLPRYVEVAYYGGSFTALSPAMQRALLQPASEALCNGRIQAIRVSTRPDCISSEIVDNLVRFGVSTIELGVQSLDDAVLAAAARGHDVATVVKAVQIIKAAGVTCGLQLMPGLPGEDWSSLLRTAIAVGRLSPAFVRIYPAVVITDTELAALYRRGQYIPLTLDEAVRRSAFLKLYFESRNIQVVRVGLQATEELSSTDTVLAGPFHPAFGEMVESRLFYYMLVSFLETYGKYPADTFVIHHHPRDHSKVRGVARANITLLRTRYQLGRIVLRADGQIPGELIIETNQKRYHLNKLMLLNT; encoded by the coding sequence ATGAAACATTATATTATTCCAATTTTCATTCCGCACTATGGCTGCCATCACCGCTGCATATTTTGCAATCAACAGAAAATTACCGGGATAGAGGTGCCGGTTACTGCCCAGGAAGTAGACAAGATTATCGCTAGCCATTTAGCTCGTCTTACTTTGCCGCGTTATGTGGAAGTAGCTTATTACGGTGGCAGTTTTACGGCTCTATCACCGGCGATGCAGCGTGCCCTGCTGCAGCCGGCCAGCGAAGCTTTATGCAATGGCCGTATACAGGCTATCCGGGTATCCACACGGCCAGACTGCATCAGTTCGGAAATTGTCGATAATCTTGTCCGTTTTGGCGTCAGTACCATTGAATTAGGGGTTCAGTCGTTGGATGACGCTGTTTTGGCTGCTGCGGCAAGAGGTCATGACGTCGCCACGGTCGTTAAGGCGGTACAAATCATTAAGGCGGCCGGTGTTACTTGCGGTCTCCAACTGATGCCAGGACTTCCGGGAGAAGACTGGTCAAGCCTGTTGCGCACTGCCATTGCTGTCGGGCGGCTTTCGCCGGCTTTTGTCCGCATTTATCCTGCAGTTGTTATCACCGATACGGAGCTTGCCGCTTTATACCGCCGTGGACAATATATACCGCTTACATTAGACGAGGCCGTGCGCCGGTCTGCCTTTTTAAAACTGTATTTTGAAAGCCGTAATATTCAGGTAGTGCGCGTTGGCTTACAGGCGACCGAGGAACTTTCCAGCACGGACACGGTGCTTGCCGGTCCGTTTCATCCAGCCTTTGGCGAAATGGTTGAAAGCCGCCTCTTTTATTATATGTTAGTCTCTTTTTTGGAAACATACGGCAAGTACCCAGCCGATACGTTTGTAATCCATCATCATCCGCGTGACCACTCAAAAGTACGGGGTGTAGCAAGAGCAAATATTACCTTGCTTCGCACCCGTTATCAGCTTGGGCGGATAGTATTGCGGGCGGATGGACAAATACCAGGTGAACTTATTATCGAAACAAACCAAAAAAGATATCATTTAAATAAGCTTATGTTGCTTAATACATGA
- a CDS encoding stage V sporulation protein S has product MEVLKVSAQSNPKSVAGALAAVLREKGSAEVQAVGAGAVNQAIKAVAIARGFVAPNGIDLVTIPAFAEISIDGEERTAIRFIVEPR; this is encoded by the coding sequence ATGGAAGTGCTTAAAGTATCCGCACAATCAAATCCCAAATCTGTAGCAGGCGCCCTTGCTGCTGTCCTCAGAGAGAAAGGTTCCGCCGAGGTGCAAGCGGTAGGCGCGGGGGCAGTCAATCAGGCCATTAAGGCGGTAGCCATTGCCCGTGGCTTTGTCGCTCCGAATGGCATTGATCTTGTTACCATTCCTGCTTTTGCGGAGATTTCCATCGACGGAGAAGAACGTACAGCTATCCGGTTTATCGTTGAACCTCGCTAA
- the smc gene encoding chromosome segregation protein SMC encodes MLLRKLELYGFKSFADKTEVEFGPGITAIVGPNGSGKSNITDAIRWALGEQNIRNLRGAKVEDVIFAGSAKRRPLGVAEVSLVFDNSSGTLPLDFNEVTITRRVYRSGDSEYFINKAPCRLKDIHELLFDVGIGRDSLSVIGQNKIDEVLNAKAEERRLFFEEAAGITKYKHRKREALRKLEETEQNLVRVNDLIAEIHNQLGPLAESAERTKRYNALRQELISCQVTVLLDRLERAAKMAESARLEQETLTEQEVAAAAQLSVREAEKERLTDEINRYSEQQTILEQQISQAATELERIDGKMAVLRERIEQGHRSGERIAREIARLGDTAQGLDAKIALLKNSLAVKEAQLAAVKETLATSNTNYEKLVIDIQQAEQELEQGKEQTFVHIQQLVDERNKLRLMERDLAKLAARRDSLTTERQGYLDQLTKAEEQRQGLTAERDRLTQQISICKERIIVLKNEKENWERQLQAFIRMQQSMQAERDELRSRFKILTGMQQDYEGFSRGIKSLLKTDAPWRRHIHGAVAEVIGVARPYLTAIEVALGGALQHIITDDDETAKLAIAFLKTHNLGRATFLPLNTIRPSSPRPAEIAAAKAKGAIGLAASLVDCAPIYRPVIDFLLGHTVVAETLDAAVKIAKEQSFTVRLVTLDGQQVNPGGTLTGGSTTKKENSFLGRSHEIEKIKERLAEMDQRLAAQQAQAAAARTEVERLAAEIVAIQHEIQEKEVRLAEVAVHFETVCANAARLRLAVQTIEQEMETNEAEQQELTQNVKHLETGIALMESRDSQRKETMVRLQQELKKLQEQKEKLLADLAEHRVQLTALEQDIHTGRATCLQYEQDKGEIDKQLQNLRVEQTLMADQIARAGAEIDTLTVARLKRSAEKREWERQRQETAQTKVNLLAELQRVDKDIRELRRKHQELRNRLHDVSLIAAKYNYEIAHCQEQLQDSCSLSVEEAVALRRNEPPEVIEGIIHRLEMEIAAIGPVNPAAIEEYNRLNQRYNFYQSQSQDLIAAKEYLTSVINQIDDTMAKQFKAAFSAINHYFGEIFTRLFGGGKAELVLQQPDDILNTGIDVIAQPPGKKLQNLALLSGGERALTVIALLFAFLTYRPSPFCVVDEIDAALDEANVQRFSEFLRDYKGKTQFIVVTHRKGTMEFADIMQGVTMEESGVSRLVSVKFMDKAG; translated from the coding sequence TTGCTTTTACGCAAACTGGAATTATACGGTTTTAAATCCTTTGCCGATAAAACGGAAGTGGAATTTGGGCCTGGGATTACGGCAATCGTTGGCCCGAACGGCAGCGGAAAAAGTAATATTACCGATGCTATTCGCTGGGCGCTCGGAGAACAGAATATCCGCAACTTACGGGGCGCTAAGGTGGAGGACGTTATTTTTGCCGGTAGCGCCAAACGCCGTCCTCTTGGTGTTGCTGAGGTTTCACTCGTCTTCGATAATAGTTCCGGAACTTTACCGCTTGATTTTAACGAAGTGACAATTACCCGCCGGGTTTATCGCTCCGGTGACAGTGAATATTTTATTAATAAAGCGCCTTGCCGCCTAAAGGACATCCATGAACTTCTTTTTGATGTTGGAATAGGTCGGGATTCTCTGTCGGTGATCGGCCAAAACAAGATTGACGAGGTACTAAACGCTAAAGCGGAAGAGCGGCGACTGTTTTTTGAAGAAGCGGCCGGAATTACCAAGTATAAACACCGCAAACGCGAAGCTCTTCGTAAACTGGAGGAGACAGAGCAAAATTTAGTACGCGTCAACGACTTAATCGCTGAAATCCATAATCAGCTTGGCCCGCTGGCTGAAAGTGCGGAGCGAACAAAACGCTACAACGCTCTTCGGCAGGAATTGATTTCTTGTCAGGTTACAGTGCTGCTGGACCGTTTGGAACGGGCAGCCAAAATGGCGGAGAGCGCCCGGTTGGAACAGGAGACCCTAACCGAGCAGGAAGTAGCTGCTGCCGCCCAATTGTCAGTACGTGAAGCGGAAAAAGAGCGTTTAACCGATGAAATTAACCGGTACAGCGAGCAACAAACTATTCTTGAACAGCAAATTAGCCAGGCGGCAACAGAGTTGGAACGGATTGACGGCAAAATGGCCGTTCTCAGGGAACGTATCGAACAGGGACACCGGTCGGGTGAGCGGATAGCACGGGAGATTGCTCGTCTGGGAGACACTGCGCAAGGCCTTGACGCCAAAATAGCGTTGCTAAAAAATAGCTTAGCTGTTAAGGAAGCTCAATTAGCCGCTGTTAAAGAAACATTAGCCACCAGTAACACGAATTACGAAAAGTTGGTCATTGATATTCAGCAGGCCGAACAGGAGCTAGAGCAAGGCAAGGAGCAGACATTCGTTCACATCCAGCAATTAGTGGACGAGCGGAATAAACTGCGCTTAATGGAACGTGACCTGGCAAAACTTGCTGCCCGCCGGGACAGCCTAACCACTGAACGACAGGGCTACTTAGACCAATTGACCAAAGCCGAAGAACAGCGGCAGGGTTTGACCGCCGAGCGTGACCGGTTAACCCAACAAATCAGTATTTGTAAAGAACGAATCATAGTATTGAAGAATGAAAAAGAAAATTGGGAACGACAGCTGCAGGCCTTCATACGGATGCAGCAAAGCATGCAGGCGGAAAGAGATGAACTAAGATCTAGGTTTAAAATATTAACAGGAATGCAACAGGATTATGAAGGTTTCTCCCGCGGGATAAAAAGCCTGCTCAAGACAGATGCGCCATGGCGGCGTCACATTCACGGGGCAGTGGCGGAAGTAATAGGGGTGGCTCGGCCATATCTTACGGCAATCGAAGTTGCATTAGGCGGAGCGCTTCAGCATATCATTACCGACGATGATGAAACGGCTAAACTAGCTATTGCCTTTTTAAAAACGCATAATCTTGGTCGGGCTACTTTTCTGCCGCTGAATACCATAAGACCTTCCTCACCCCGGCCGGCGGAAATTGCCGCCGCCAAGGCCAAAGGTGCCATCGGTTTGGCGGCCTCACTGGTGGATTGTGCACCTATCTATCGTCCTGTTATCGACTTTTTGCTGGGACATACAGTAGTTGCGGAAACCCTTGACGCGGCCGTTAAAATTGCGAAGGAGCAGTCTTTTACCGTTCGACTGGTAACACTTGACGGTCAGCAGGTTAACCCCGGCGGTACTCTTACCGGTGGGAGTACGACCAAAAAAGAAAATAGTTTTTTGGGGCGCAGCCACGAAATTGAGAAGATTAAGGAGCGACTGGCCGAAATGGATCAGCGCCTGGCGGCGCAGCAGGCACAAGCCGCGGCGGCCCGCACTGAAGTTGAGCGGTTGGCTGCCGAAATCGTGGCTATCCAACACGAAATTCAGGAAAAAGAGGTGCGGCTGGCCGAGGTAGCTGTTCATTTTGAAACAGTGTGCGCCAATGCGGCGCGCCTACGTCTGGCCGTGCAGACAATTGAGCAAGAAATGGAGACTAACGAGGCTGAGCAGCAGGAACTGACCCAAAACGTTAAGCATTTAGAGACCGGGATTGCGCTTATGGAAAGCCGCGACAGCCAGCGGAAAGAGACCATGGTACGCCTGCAGCAGGAGCTAAAAAAACTACAGGAACAAAAGGAAAAGCTGCTTGCTGATCTTGCGGAACACAGAGTACAACTCACTGCTCTTGAACAGGATATTCATACCGGGCGGGCAACCTGCTTACAATATGAGCAGGATAAGGGGGAGATAGACAAACAGCTCCAAAATCTGCGGGTTGAGCAAACCCTCATGGCCGACCAAATTGCCCGCGCCGGGGCAGAGATTGATACATTGACTGTAGCTCGCCTAAAGCGATCAGCCGAAAAGCGCGAATGGGAGCGGCAGCGTCAGGAAACGGCCCAGACCAAAGTCAATCTGCTGGCGGAGCTCCAAAGAGTGGACAAGGATATCCGCGAACTTCGGCGTAAACACCAGGAACTAAGAAATCGTCTGCATGATGTTTCGCTGATAGCTGCCAAATATAATTATGAGATTGCCCACTGTCAAGAACAATTGCAGGATAGTTGTTCCTTATCGGTTGAAGAGGCCGTAGCGCTGCGACGGAATGAGCCACCTGAAGTGATAGAAGGTATCATTCACCGGCTTGAAATGGAGATAGCGGCCATTGGTCCGGTAAATCCGGCTGCAATTGAGGAATATAACCGGCTAAATCAACGGTACAATTTTTATCAAAGCCAAAGTCAGGACTTAATTGCAGCCAAAGAGTATTTAACATCGGTCATTAATCAGATTGATGATACGATGGCCAAGCAGTTTAAAGCTGCTTTTTCGGCTATCAACCATTACTTTGGCGAGATTTTTACCCGTTTATTTGGCGGGGGCAAGGCTGAGCTGGTATTGCAACAGCCTGATGACATTCTGAATACCGGTATTGACGTTATTGCTCAGCCGCCGGGGAAAAAACTGCAAAATCTGGCCTTGCTTTCCGGCGGTGAACGGGCACTTACTGTTATTGCTTTATTATTTGCCTTTTTAACCTACCGACCATCGCCTTTTTGTGTAGTCGACGAAATTGATGCCGCTCTTGATGAAGCAAATGTGCAGCGGTTCAGTGAATTTCTCCGTGATTATAAAGGCAAAACGCAGTTTATCGTAGTTACGCATCGCAAGGGAACTATGGAATTTGCTGATATCATGCAAGGAGTAACCATGGAGGAGTCAGGAGTATCGCGGCTAGTATCTGTAAAATTCATGGATAAGGCGGGTTAG
- the ftsY gene encoding signal recognition particle-docking protein FtsY: protein MGFFDKLKAGLEKTRKNFTEKIEQLITGYAKIDDEFLDELEAVLLSADVGIKTTAMLIKDIRQAIKNREIETPEQLKPVLRERLCAVLSEGWTGMRLAPEPPTVILVVGVNGVGKTTTIGKLGNYYRQLGLKVLLAAGDTFRAAAIDQLEIWGQRIGAEVIKHSEGSDPAAVAFDAVQAAKARKAEIVIIDTAGRLHTKSNLMEELKKIRRVIAREIPDAPHETLLVLDATTGQNAISQAKLFGEATGVTGVVLTKLDGTAKGGVVVAIKSELGLPVKWVGVGEGVNDLRPFNAQDFAAALFTDK, encoded by the coding sequence ATGGGCTTTTTTGACAAGTTAAAGGCAGGATTGGAAAAAACCCGTAAAAACTTTACAGAAAAAATTGAGCAACTCATCACTGGCTATGCTAAAATTGACGACGAGTTTCTCGATGAATTAGAGGCGGTATTATTGTCTGCCGATGTTGGCATTAAAACAACTGCAATGCTTATTAAGGACATCCGGCAGGCTATAAAAAACCGCGAAATTGAAACGCCGGAGCAGCTTAAACCGGTGCTACGGGAACGGTTATGCGCCGTTTTGTCCGAAGGATGGACGGGCATGCGGCTGGCACCCGAGCCGCCAACAGTAATTTTGGTGGTGGGCGTAAATGGTGTAGGTAAGACAACGACTATTGGTAAACTTGGCAATTATTATCGGCAATTAGGCTTGAAAGTGCTTTTGGCGGCTGGTGATACGTTCCGCGCGGCCGCTATTGATCAACTGGAGATATGGGGTCAGCGCATCGGTGCTGAAGTTATAAAACACAGTGAAGGATCTGACCCGGCAGCGGTTGCTTTTGACGCCGTACAAGCAGCCAAAGCCCGTAAGGCCGAAATTGTCATAATCGATACGGCGGGACGCTTGCATACCAAATCAAACCTCATGGAAGAACTAAAGAAGATACGCCGCGTTATCGCCCGCGAGATTCCGGATGCGCCCCATGAAACCCTGTTGGTTCTTGATGCGACTACCGGGCAAAACGCCATTAGCCAGGCAAAATTATTTGGCGAGGCGACAGGTGTTACTGGCGTAGTGTTAACTAAACTTGACGGTACGGCCAAGGGTGGAGTTGTAGTTGCAATAAAGTCTGAACTTGGTCTTCCGGTTAAGTGGGTTGGTGTGGGCGAAGGCGTAAACGATTTGCGTCCTTTCAACGCTCAGGATTTTGCCGCTGCTTTGTTTACTGACAAGTAG
- the ylxM gene encoding YlxM family DNA-binding protein: MLDKVLRIGVLYDYYGALLTDRQKECLEMHYFQDYSLSEIAEEFNVSRQAVHDILRRTELILEEFETKLRLVERRQTEQKQIRQAYELLNGLPSEVLQQPQVSKALEILERLLET; this comes from the coding sequence ATGCTAGATAAGGTATTGCGTATTGGGGTGCTATACGATTACTATGGTGCCCTGCTTACTGACCGGCAGAAAGAGTGTCTGGAGATGCATTATTTTCAAGACTATTCGCTGTCGGAAATTGCTGAAGAATTTAACGTTTCCCGCCAAGCGGTTCATGATATATTGCGGCGGACTGAGCTGATACTGGAAGAATTTGAAACAAAGCTACGCTTGGTGGAGCGGCGTCAGACTGAGCAAAAACAGATCCGCCAGGCATACGAACTATTAAATGGTTTGCCGTCTGAGGTTTTGCAACAGCCCCAAGTTAGCAAGGCGCTGGAAATTCTGGAACGTTTGCTGGAAACATGA
- the ffh gene encoding signal recognition particle protein — MVFEGLADKLQQTFKKLRGRGKLTESDVSEALREVRMALLEADVNFKVAKDFVARVKERAVGQEVIASLTPAQHVIKIVYEELTQLMGGTQSRITISSRPPTVVMLVGLQGAGKTTTAGKLAHLLKKQNKRPLLVAADIYRPAAIKQLQVLGEKLELPVFTLGDKENPVRIAQKAIEYALSHARDIVIIDTAGRLHINEQLMDELKAIKNTVKPHEILLVVDAMTGQDAVTVAETFNEQLGIDGVILTKLDGDARGGAALSVRAVTGRPIKYVGMGEKLDALEPFYPDRMASRILGMGDVLSLIEKAEEAINLEQAREMEKKIRKEEFTLDDFLDQLQQLKKLGPLDQLLSMLPGMGNLKKLHGLELDEKEIKHVEAIIRSMTKKERRDPSIINGSRRKRIAMGSGTKVQDVNRLLKQFAEAKKMMKRLQEMQKTGKKGFKLPFMR, encoded by the coding sequence ATGGTGTTTGAAGGATTGGCAGACAAGCTGCAGCAGACTTTTAAAAAGCTCCGCGGGCGTGGAAAACTGACCGAAAGTGATGTCAGCGAGGCGCTGCGCGAGGTACGAATGGCTCTGCTGGAAGCTGATGTCAACTTTAAGGTGGCCAAAGACTTTGTTGCCAGGGTTAAAGAACGCGCGGTAGGACAAGAAGTGATTGCCAGCCTTACACCGGCCCAACATGTAATCAAAATCGTTTATGAAGAGCTTACCCAACTGATGGGGGGGACACAAAGCCGAATTACCATTTCTTCACGTCCCCCTACGGTCGTAATGCTGGTAGGCCTGCAGGGCGCCGGCAAGACGACGACGGCAGGCAAGCTTGCCCATCTGCTTAAAAAACAAAACAAACGTCCGCTTCTGGTTGCAGCCGACATTTATCGTCCGGCTGCCATTAAGCAACTACAAGTATTGGGAGAAAAACTGGAACTTCCCGTTTTTACGCTTGGCGACAAGGAAAACCCGGTTCGTATTGCCCAAAAGGCGATTGAATACGCCCTATCGCATGCGCGGGATATTGTCATTATTGATACGGCCGGTCGTCTTCATATCAACGAACAGTTGATGGATGAACTAAAAGCAATTAAAAATACGGTAAAACCACACGAAATTTTGTTGGTTGTTGATGCGATGACCGGTCAGGACGCCGTTACGGTGGCGGAAACCTTTAATGAACAACTCGGCATCGATGGTGTAATTCTGACTAAACTGGACGGCGATGCCCGCGGCGGTGCAGCGCTGTCGGTAAGGGCAGTAACCGGACGACCCATTAAATATGTAGGGATGGGCGAAAAGCTTGATGCCCTTGAGCCTTTTTACCCAGACCGAATGGCTTCGCGGATCTTGGGGATGGGCGATGTTTTAAGTCTTATTGAAAAGGCGGAAGAAGCCATCAATCTGGAACAGGCCAGAGAGATGGAAAAGAAAATCCGCAAAGAGGAATTTACGCTTGATGACTTTTTAGATCAACTACAGCAACTGAAAAAACTGGGACCGCTTGATCAGCTGCTTAGCATGCTTCCTGGTATGGGCAATCTAAAAAAGCTACATGGATTGGAATTAGATGAAAAAGAAATCAAACATGTAGAAGCCATCATTCGTTCAATGACGAAAAAAGAGCGACGTGATCCCTCGATTATTAATGGCAGCCGACGTAAACGCATTGCCATGGGCAGCGGCACTAAGGTTCAGGACGTAAACCGTCTGCTGAAGCAATTTGCCGAAGCGAAAAAGATGATGAAACGGCTGCAGGAAATGCAGAAGACGGGCAAGAAAGGTTTTAAATTGCCTTTCATGCGTTAA
- the rpsP gene encoding 30S ribosomal protein S16 — MAVKIRLKRMGAKKSPFYRIVVADARSPRDGRFIETLGHYDSTTEPATIKVDEEKAIDWLQKGAQPTETVKALFSKAGVLKKWDEIKRSKKEAQQ, encoded by the coding sequence ATGGCAGTAAAAATTCGTTTGAAACGTATGGGTGCTAAGAAAAGCCCTTTCTATCGCATTGTGGTTGCCGATGCCCGTTCGCCGCGCGATGGGCGTTTTATCGAGACTCTGGGTCACTATGACTCTACGACCGAACCAGCGACCATCAAAGTCGACGAAGAGAAAGCTATCGACTGGCTGCAAAAAGGCGCCCAGCCGACGGAAACGGTCAAGGCACTGTTCAGCAAAGCCGGTGTCCTGAAAAAGTGGGACGAAATTAAGCGTTCCAAGAAAGAGGCTCAACAATAA
- a CDS encoding KH domain-containing protein translates to MKELVEVIAKALVNNPDQVSVTAAEGANSTVYELRVASEDMGKIIGKQGRIAKAIRTVVKAAATRENKKATVEIV, encoded by the coding sequence ATGAAAGAGTTGGTAGAAGTTATCGCCAAAGCGCTGGTAAATAATCCGGACCAGGTCAGCGTTACAGCGGCCGAAGGCGCTAACTCCACCGTTTACGAGTTACGAGTAGCTTCTGAAGATATGGGGAAAATTATCGGTAAACAAGGCCGTATCGCCAAGGCTATTCGCACGGTGGTAAAGGCCGCCGCCACCCGGGAAAATAAGAAGGCAACCGTTGAAATCGTATAA